A stretch of DNA from Malus sylvestris chromosome 9, drMalSylv7.2, whole genome shotgun sequence:
AGGACGGTGATTTAGTGGCACCTGACGGAGATGGAGTTTTGTCTTTGGATGGAGCTTTGGCAGTGGCTGGACCTTTGGCGGGGGATGATGCTGGCGCCTTGGATGGAGAACTGGACGGGGCAGATCCCGGTGACGGTGATGCTGCTGGTGCCCTTGCCTTTTTGGCTGAAACCCCAGCAATAATGACAACAAAGGTGAGAGTAAGGACGACCACTTGATTTGCCATCTTGTCTTTGTCTCAGTTTCGAGTTTTTATTCCGGTCTTTGTAATATTGTTCTTTGAAACAGAGGTAGTGTGGAGGATGATGGTGAACGGAATGAGATATATAAAGATCGATTCGGTAGGCggctggtggtggtggtggatgggAGGGAGATGAAGTAGGAGGAATTTGTGTCTTGTTGCAGGACAAGGCTTTTTCTTAGAAGAACTATAATtagaaatcaaaacaaaaaccttTCGTTTTATGGGACATTTGCGATGGTGTTGCTTCTTTTTACTCGAAATATACAAATTAGACACCATTTGAGACTCAGTCTCTGATGGCACCTCAAATTAGAAATGCATGAAAATTTCGACATCATTCAAATTTAATCCTCGAGGACAATGAACAGTGAGGTGATAACCTTTGGACTTCATGAACCCCCAAAATCCTTTCATTAGGTCACTTGGTCGGATTACGGTGTCATCTCTTTACGCTTAGATTCGTTATTCTTGTTGTAGATTATAGAAGTTCAAATGTCGTGTTATTAAAaagatatatgtacacacaAAAATCAGTCCGACTTCTCTCCTTAGTCCATTATCTCCTATCCTATCTAAGCTTTTAACCAACATGTCATTAGTTCGACAACCTATTCATAAATGTTGTTCGTCTACTAATTGTTTGTGTTATACTTTCTAAACGTTAGTAAATGGCATGACAGTATCTTAATCGTTGACAGTAAATTAACAACGTAGAAATTAACAAATTGATTGGTTGTTCCATGCGTGCACAGGTGCAATAAAAAATTAGGACTCTTGATTTCGTTAATTTAATTTACAATGcgtataatatataaatatatatgagtAATTACATAAGTGTGTAAGGGGTAGGACTCCTAAACTTATCTAGTAGAATCCGAGACAGACGAGCAGATACATATATATCGCTTTAACACTCGAGTCTCCATGCATGCACGCAGTGTGCTAGTATCGTGCCAAACAATTTCTGatagggtaatgttagggagaccgaaatttctaaaccaaatgACGTGGTAGTTATTgactgaattattatttaaatgttgATTCACGTACTTGTTTCATATTGATGACACATTAACATTGATACGTACGTTCCAATTAATTTCCAAGAACCTGAGATCCGCTTCAGATTGGACACTTGATCTCGCTCCTTTATGTCTCATACAACTGTTGTCCTCTATCCTTCCACCCGTCCACTCACAAATCCTTCAATTGCCTGCTAGATGTTGCCTTCGAACGAGAAGACTTATCTAGTCATCGTGTTTGCTACCCACCTCGAGAGTGAGCGTCGCTCACTTAAACGAAGACGTGCGAAAACACTTTGGTGGTTTGGGTCTCCGACTCTCTGCTTTGCCTCCTTCTGTAGTTTTGATTATGTTTTGTCTACTTGCTTTGTTGGTAGCAGAATTCTTCCGTTGCTAGTGTTGGTTGTTTCTTTCGTAGCAGAgtgattttggagcaatttaATGTACTATTTGTGGATCAGAGATGTTGTGAAATTAGGAATTTGTTTTGTATTTGGGGCTGCTTTGCACATTtatgtttttgttaattttggggCCTTTGGTATTTGTTGGTCCTGACGGTGAATCCGCTAACTCAAGCGATGGAATGGCGAAGTGCATGATGGTTGTGGCAGTGACGACTTGTGTCAATGTACTGAGTCTAATTGGATTATCATGTGCTTTGCTTGggcttttttgttcttttgtcttaatTACAGCTCATTTTTATGTTTATCTCCTATAACATCTTTATTTATCAATGAAGTttatgtttgaaaaaaaaaaattccaagaatATAACAATCAGAAAATTGGGTTAGGCATAGTTTCGCGTGCATGCAGATGAGTTCCAAAACATTAAATTTCCAAGAATATAACAATCAAAAAATTGGGTTAGGCATAGTTTTACATGCATGCAGATGAATTccaaaactttatttatttatttagctaCCCAATCATGGTGGATGAAGGACCCTGCTACCCTGAGGGTTGAAGAGGGCACTTGGTTAGGGTTCATGCAGACAACCAATCATTTTAATGTCTTACTTGGTCACAAACCCACACTGCTAAGCTCGGCcaaaacatttttttctcaaataaaaTTGTTATATGCTTCTTTATTatttcaaacaaataagttaCCATGCAATTGGTTTCCATTTTCCAACTGAAAATTCAAGTTACAAATTAGTTCTTGTATTCTAAATATAAAGATTAACTTGAAATTAGTAATACTGATCAAATAGCTAGTACAAAGGATACAGAtacaacaaaaagaagaagaatccaCGTCAAGAGAGTAGTGGCAAAAAACATGCAAAAATACAGCAGATTGATCTTTCTCCCCCCTTTCGCAACATGTTCTAGTATTAAGACTGTTTAATTGATTTGCTCAATATCTTCTTATTCATAAGTCCACGTATAGAGAGACTCTATAACGAAAGATAACATACAAGatcaattaaattaatttgataattgGAGGCTCCTCAGTTTTTTATGAGCCTTGAGAGATCATCAGTGGGATAATCCTCCTCCTCCGATGCAGAGTCCGAGGGTCCCGCAGCTGCAGCCTCGCCTTCTGGGGCAGCCGCGGTCCCAGACTTAGATCCAGGCTCGGTGGTCTCGCCCTCAGGAGCAGCTGCGTCGCCGCTGCTGGGAGAAGGAGGGGATGATATTTCGTTAGCAGGGCCTGGGGCTGAGGCTGGGGTGTCGGCGCCACCATCACTGGGAGAAGGAGTAGATGAGCTGGAAGATGATGGTGAGGTTGCAGCGTCAAGGGAGGAAGCCGGGGAGGGGGAGGGTGGTGATGTGGCTGACTCATCTTGTGCTAAAACACCAGCGATGGCTACAAAGGTTAGGGCAAGAACAATGACTTGACGTGCCATCTTTGCTTCTTGTTTTGTGTAaccttttttttgttctttgattTGCAACACTTCTCTAGAGATAGATATATAGGAAAACCACTGCGTAACCAACGTACCAAATTAAGGAGGTGGAAGTGGGTGGTGATTAAGAGACTAATATGAGATTAGTAGGAGTGAGAGTAGGGATAATCTGTGGAGTAAATTaatcggagagagagagagagagagagaggatatatatagtttaatttggttttagaGGGAAGGGGAGAGAGGAGATTTTATGGGTTTTCTTGGCTGGCCGGGTTTAGTGGATCATGCATGGTTCTAAATTATTGCTAGATTAATAGAAATAGCTATTAATGGAAGGAAAAACAAGGAtcctctttctcttttctttttttctaactttggcatttgGATTAGGGTTTGGTTGTTTGAGAAGTACTAAGGAGACTATTGAAAGTGACACTCTTCATGGATTTTCTGATACTTCATGTTTtttacacaatattttataatgtcaACACAGAAATTGACATTAAATTATGAGGTGacaaaaattccataaaaagcCTCATTTTGAGCGAGTCTCTTCGGCATTCTCTTCGTTGTTTAGATACATTATGTGCCAACCAAGAACCGACAACATGTTAATTAAATGTTTCAATCTATGTTTATTCTGCGAGAAAATGGTAAATAATATAGAACTATGATGTAAGTTAAATTTCACTATTCTAATTTCCAACTACGAAGAAATCCATGATCATGGTGTTTATTCCTTTCAATTGATGAAGATCCGAAGTTGCATGCATGGTTTTGTGAATATATAGAACGTTGTTGTGTTAAAGAACAAATTAGCCATGTTATTTAGATTCACAaaaattatgatattgttgataACTTGATATACTTTGTTATAATGTGAGTTCTAAATATAAATGTGTATACTTAAGTTGAGATTTTAcaataaaattaattgacaatataaGAAGTAACTCAATAACTTATAAAAAATGCAAAAGGATTTTTCTTTTCTCGATGGGATTTATAATCTCAACACTCATTAATGttatcaatttatatttttaaatgacaatatattgttttttttcctcAAGAAATGAAGACCGGATGATGACTTTTCACGGCAGTTCATTCTTAGGGGATTCGGAAAAACTCACAAAAGCATTTTAGTCTCACTCTGACCATCATTGTACGATTCACCAACGCTAGGAATTGAACTCAAAACATCTGTGTGAAATGCATGCCTGAAATTCGTCTCTAACTACTGAACCATCTACGTTGATTAAATAACAATATACTGTTAATTTCTATAAAGTTATTATGTTAAGTAGGTAGACCGATATCGATTCAAGATCATAGATCACGTGGTGGGCATACATGGATCGATGGTATTGGTACACATGGATATGCCCTTTTCCTTTCTGAAGTACTTAAATGTAGGTGTTGAGCAGAGGAAGCTGCAGgaagaacaaaataaacatatatatatatatatatatatatatatatatatatataagcataATAATTAATATGCATGTCGGGAACATCAATCTGTAACATTACTTTTCAGATTTTCATGTAGAGTTAGATCTGAAGACacttttttaaaggaaaactaatgaaaatgatttgaaaaatttgagttttaatgataaggacaaaataaagggtaaagtgaatagtaccaggattgactttttagtgtaaaaatgtgatttttcgttaaagtgaacagtaccaggtgcttttcgttaaagttcccattttTCAAtggtaatgtatttcaacgataATAAGCTATATATAATTTAATACTGTATAGGGGAAGAAATCTAAAAGGTTAGAAAAATCTAAAATCATTTAGGTAgaattatataaatatatatatatatatatatatttttgataTATTTGCAGCTAAATTTATAGTTCTCTCTAGATCATGAGCTAGCTGGGAACAAACTTGAGAGCTAGCTAGCAGGAGAGGAGGAAATTAGGGTTCTAACAATCATTAGCTACAAGGATAACAAAATGAAGATAGTCGTTGTAGTTCTTAAGATGATCATGATCTGCTTCTTATTTCTTTGGCAGCTTCAAACGTTCGCAGCAACAGCCAGACTTCATTTATCTGCAGGTACTAAttagatatttttttctttctttcaccaAACATGCATGAATTAATGTCTGCATGGTAATTAAGTTTGTACGCACGTAGGTGGGATGAGATCACACGATCAGCAACACCAAGTACAGCATGCAGTGGGACGAAGACAGTAAATTATGGGCATCCGTTTCCGACTCGTTCTCCATCTCCGTCTTCTTTGTGGTTGCACGATGAGGACTATTCGATCCCCGGTAGGCAGCGACCTGTGCACAATAATTACCTCGAACCCTAGCTGGCCGTAATTAACCTAGCTAATTACTGCGTACTCCTCATCGTTTGTAGTTAATAAGAGCAGCACTGGATCAGGCAAGATAGCTACAATTAATTCCAAGTAATTGTTTTTACTTTCATGGCTTACTTCACTTCCGTAATACTACTCTCTATGGCGATTCACGAGAGAGCCGCGCATGGTTCCGTTTGACCGAGATGTGAATGCCCGCAATCTGCTCGGTACAGTGATAGATTTCATGGCCGATGTCTAACCGGCACGAATACGCCGACATGAAACGAGTTCCCGGCGGAGCATTTTTTTGTTTCGTCCTCGGACGTTATGTTCGAACTACTATCGAGATTCTTCCGACCATATTTCCTAGTATCATCCTAATGTTCATTGCTATACCATCATTTGCTTTGTTAAACTGAATGTAAATTTACCATCTATGCACATACATGTGCTTAATGGAGAATTGAGACTATCTCTAGATCTCAAACTCCGGAGCCGATGGACTCAACAATATGGACCATttaatagagagaaagagatgagagcgTGATTTTGTGTATGAGGTGAGCTAATGGATGAGGCTAATGACAGCTCCATGATTTAAATTGAATGTTTTGCTGGGTCTGTCAGCTCTGGAATTTGAGATTCAAAGATGATCTTAATCCCTTAATGGATAGCCTAATGATCAAAATAGACTacccattaaacaacattaaggGATACGTACCGTGCCATTGTAACAGTATCAACTTAACGACTTGTCTAAATCAATACATGTCCATATCATTGTTGACGGTGGTGCATCCAAACACCTCTTTTAACATTTTACACATCCCTTTCAGTTTTCAATTGTTggatcaaataaattgaaagggatcaaatgataaaaattaatGAGAATGTATGAAAGGTAAAAAAAGATATATGAATAGTATTGTCCCATTTTTAAATGTGAATTATTGTATCATTAGTTCTAATTAATAGACTAAGGTAGACATGGGCAGTCTCTTTAATTAGGCGAACccggatcctctccagatcctaACATCCTAAGCTTAGGGATCACATCAtccggatcgttgaaatttgatcaaactgcTACAAACAGGAGGTTtctctaaagttataataattgtagccgttagatcaaatttcaacggtccggaTTAAATGATCCCTAGGCTTAGGATATTAGGATCCTAAGAGGATCCGGGTTCTAATTAGGCTAATCTAATTTGACCGATAACAAGTTGATATGAAATAAAATAGTGACACTCTACGCATGCTGTAACAGTACAGATTCGGTTTGTCCTACTTTTTGCAGCCATATTACCCACTTTCTACCAAGAAATGGTACGTGGGACGAAGATATTATGaggaaaaataaagaagaagaatatatcCTTGATTCTTTTCATCCGCAACAAACGATTATGAAATGGTAAACTTTTGCGGGTAGATGGCTTTTATCGCAATGATAAAAAATAATTGTGTTTATGTAAGCATTCTGATGCGGATTTGATCTCTACtgatttttttcatttaacAATTAACTATCTAACACATTGACAGTATCATTCTACTAAAAAATAGTGAAATTTTTAGTATAATTCGGTATATTTTCCTCTTAAGTAATAAAGTTGTACAATTGCTTAGCTAGTTGCTTTACCCTACTTACTACAACATTGTGGTATAGCTTTCCCTCCTATTTGAAACAGAAAATAACGTTATGTGCAATTAATGGGAATGATCAgtatggagccaaaaataatcacaaggcgacacgtggattcttgggtaaaagaggacaaaaatacccttgaggcatactgggattcctacacgcgagcagcggacaatcatccttaaaccaagtcaaaagtgcccaaaggaaggtaacaaattcatagttatctcatccatcctcatcttaggtaattactttataacctacaaattatttcatataaatagagattaattggctaattaatggattaatttctaattaatccattaattaccaatttAATCACCCATTATATCAAATAAGTCACCCAAATTAATCCCAAAAGCAGTCAAAACCGGCCACCATCCTTGCTCCTAACCTTTCTTA
This window harbors:
- the LOC126634382 gene encoding uncharacterized protein LOC126634382 translates to MARQVIVLALTFVAIAGVLAQDESATSPPSPSPASSLDAATSPSSSSSSTPSPSDGGADTPASAPGPANEISSPPSPSSGDAAAPEGETTEPGSKSGTAAAPEGEAAAAGPSDSASEEEDYPTDDLSRLIKN